One window of the Chitinophaga niabensis genome contains the following:
- a CDS encoding DUF4091 domain-containing protein gives MKKVIILLLLSAGFFTAQAQSMNVWLETSLKRIFPQSPAGTDSVLELSAARGSRISFQAAFHSDLKDQVHIECSMENAAELKPRIRYVGLVPMHHFTTDVRKEEMDGIGFLPGLVPEPLYPLTKVEANPYASRSFWVTLNIPANITPGMHTYNVKLKWNKGERVLKLKVNVSKLVLQPRRNFPVTHWWRGEATSIYYKTKMFDEQWWKHTEAQMRNLMEHGTDVAFVQNFFEFKTLFKQPCQMLLVDEPSPGKYTFDWSVIKRFTDMCKQMGYRKFEWAHLWMYWGVTTAMRVYTVKDGKYVLLWDADLPAFSDKYISFLKQFLPAFHAFLQKENILEDSYFHLSDEPWSEHVPNYKRARQVLKDLAPWMKVMDALSDIRYGKEHLTDIPVPIISSAAAYLKEKIPHWVYFCTGPRDKWLNRFFDTPLPKIRMSGWLFYHLKAEGFLHWGYNYWHKLDSEEASDPYTNGSAHAYPGIPDGDPFVVYPGPEGPYDSIRWEVFAESLQDYAILQSAGIDPDDKLFTPLLSYEDFPKTSAWITAALKQVLF, from the coding sequence GTGAAAAAAGTAATTATTTTATTGTTGCTGAGTGCTGGCTTTTTCACAGCACAGGCACAAAGTATGAACGTATGGCTGGAAACTTCTTTGAAAAGGATCTTTCCGCAATCTCCTGCGGGTACCGATTCTGTATTGGAGTTATCCGCAGCCAGGGGCAGCCGCATTTCCTTTCAGGCAGCTTTTCACAGCGATCTGAAAGACCAGGTGCATATTGAATGCAGTATGGAGAATGCGGCGGAATTAAAACCCCGGATACGTTATGTGGGGCTGGTGCCCATGCATCATTTTACAACGGACGTAAGGAAAGAAGAAATGGACGGAATCGGCTTCCTCCCGGGACTGGTGCCGGAACCATTATACCCGCTTACAAAGGTGGAAGCAAATCCTTATGCAAGCCGTTCTTTCTGGGTAACGCTGAACATTCCCGCTAACATTACACCCGGCATGCACACTTACAATGTGAAGCTGAAGTGGAATAAAGGGGAGCGGGTATTAAAACTGAAAGTGAATGTGAGCAAACTGGTGTTGCAGCCCCGCCGTAATTTCCCTGTTACACATTGGTGGCGGGGAGAAGCTACGAGCATTTATTACAAAACTAAAATGTTCGATGAACAATGGTGGAAACACACGGAAGCACAAATGCGGAACCTGATGGAGCATGGAACGGATGTGGCTTTTGTGCAGAACTTCTTTGAGTTTAAAACCTTGTTTAAACAACCCTGCCAGATGTTGCTCGTTGATGAGCCAAGCCCGGGGAAGTATACATTCGACTGGTCTGTGATCAAACGGTTCACGGATATGTGTAAGCAAATGGGCTACCGGAAATTCGAATGGGCACATCTGTGGATGTACTGGGGGGTAACAACGGCCATGCGGGTGTATACGGTGAAAGATGGAAAGTATGTGTTACTGTGGGATGCGGACCTTCCGGCTTTCTCAGACAAGTACATCAGCTTCCTGAAACAATTCCTGCCCGCCTTTCACGCCTTCCTGCAAAAGGAAAATATACTGGAAGATTCTTATTTTCATTTATCGGATGAACCCTGGTCTGAACATGTGCCTAATTACAAACGTGCACGGCAGGTGCTGAAAGATCTGGCGCCCTGGATGAAAGTAATGGACGCCTTAAGCGATATCCGTTATGGAAAAGAACACCTGACAGATATACCGGTGCCCATTATCAGCTCGGCAGCGGCATACCTGAAAGAAAAGATCCCACACTGGGTGTATTTCTGTACCGGTCCAAGGGATAAATGGCTGAACCGTTTCTTTGATACACCGCTTCCGAAGATCCGGATGTCCGGCTGGTTGTTTTACCATCTGAAGGCAGAGGGCTTTTTGCATTGGGGGTATAATTACTGGCATAAACTGGATTCAGAGGAAGCATCAGACCCTTATACGAATGGTTCTGCACACGCTTATCCGGGTATACCGGATGGCGATCCCTTTGTGGTGTATCCGGGTCCTGAGGGGCCTTATGATTCCATCCGCTGGGAGGTGTTTGCAGAGTCGCTGCAGGACTATGCTATCCTGCAATCTGCGGGTATTGATCCGGACGATAAGTTGTTCACTCCTTTACTTTCTTATGAAGATTTTCCTAAAACATCAGCATGGATAACAGCGGCATTAAAGCAGGTTTTATTTTAA